GCCCGTCGGCGTGACGACGTACTTCGGGGCGCGTTCCTCCTCGGAGTCGGCGTACTCCAGTTCGCTGTCCTCGAACTCGGCGGCGAACAGCCGGTGGGCGACCTCGCGCTGGCCCGGCCCGGAATCAACGCTCACGCACCCACCTCCGCGAGCAGCGCGCGGGCGCGCGCCTCGGGGGAGTCGTCGACCGCCTCGAACTCGCTCGTGTCGAGGTTCGCGCCGTACTCGTCGACGCTCAGCGACCCGCGCACCCGGTACTCGCGGCCGACGACCTCCTCGCGGATCGAGTCCGCGACGACCTCCTGGTCCATCACCTCGCGGGCCTGTGCCTTCGCGTCCTCGACGTCGCCGCCGTAGACCTCGTTCGTCAGCTCGGTGCCGAGGATCGCCGTCACGGAACCCGTGCCGTCGTCGAGGATCGCCTTCACGCGGAGGTCGTCGACCCCCTCGACCGCGCCGTGGCTGCGACACTGCCCTTTCTGGATCATCCGATTGCACTCCGGACAGCGCTGGATCAGCCCCGAGCCGTCCCGAACGGAGACGACGGTTCCGAGGAGTTCGACGTCGAACGCACCACCTCCAGCGACCGCCTCCCCGACGCCCTTCCGTGGGGCGCTCTCGGCCGTCTCCACCTCCCGGTCGAGGGCGCTCACCTCGGTGAACTCCGAACAGTTGATCGACGGCACCCCCCTGAACTCCCTGACGTAGACGTTCTCGAAGCGGAGCGAGGCGCCCTCCTCGATCTCGGCTCTCGGCTCCCAGTCTGTGAAGGGTAGTCTCGTGCTCTCGTCGCCGAGGACGCCCGAGAGGATCTCGGTCTCGCCGTCTCTGCCGTCGATGGTGCGCTCTTCGACCTCGATCACCCGCGCCTCGACGGCGAGGCCCCGATCGCCCGGTTCGACGTCCGCGAGCGCACTCTCGCCGCCGACCTCGTAGGGCACCGCCAGTTCCTCGTTCTTCGTCGCGACCGTCGTCGATTCCCCGAGGTTCAGCTCCGGGGAGCCGTCCCACTCCCGAACCGACGCGTTGCCGATACTGACGGTATCGCCCGGCGAGAGCCCGAACTCCTCCCAGGCGGTGAAGTCGATCGAACCGGTGGAATCGGCGAGCGTTCCTTCGGTGATCACGTGGTCCGATCCCTGGTAGCGGATCGACCGCTTCCCGGCGGTGAGGATGCGCGCCTCGACGGTCACGCTCGCGTCCCCGGTGGTGATCTCGCCGATCGACTTCGCGGTCGGTTCGGGACCCCCTCCCGACCCGCCGCCGTACTTCCGGCGGAGGCTCTGGACCGCCTCGTCGATCGGGACGCTGTACGCGACCAGGTTCTCCAGGTCGGCTCTGACCTCCTCTTTGTCGACACCGAGGTCGGAGGCGAGAGCCTCGGCGCGTTCTTCGACGCTCATCACGCCCCCTTTGCCGGGACGGGGTAAAAAGGGTCGCCCGGGGGATTCGAAAGTGGTTTTTTCCGCTCTCGCCCCTCCCCGATATGCACGTCGTCGTCAACGCCGCGACGAGCGCCGACGGGAAGCTCTCGACGGGCGAGCGCCGCCAGGTTCGGATCAGCGGCCCCGAGGATTTCGCCCGCGTCGAGAGGCTCCGCGCCGAGAGCGACGCCGTGATGGTCGGCGTCGGCACCGTCCTCGCGGACGACCCACGCCTCGGCCTCGACGAACCGAAACTGAGAGCGGAACGCGAGTCCCGCGGCGATCCCCCCGAGCCGGCCAGAGTCGTCGCCGACTCCCGCGCACGAATCCCAGCCGACGCGAGAATTCTGGACGGGAGTGCGACGACCTACCTCCTGGTGAGCGAGGGCGCTCCGGAGGAACGCCTCGCCGAACTCGATAGAGAGACAGTTCGGATCGTCCGCGCAGGAGGGGAACGTGTCGATCTTCGAGCCGCCCTCGCGGCGCTCGAAGCGGACGGCGTTCGGCGGGTGATGGTCGAAGGCGGCGGCGAACTACTCTTCTCGCTCTTTTCCGAGGACCTCGTCGACGAGCTCTCGCTCTACCTCGGCTCGCTCGTCATCGGCGGGCGCGACGCGCCGACGCTCGCCGACGGCGAGGGATTTCTCGATGAAGCCGAGTTCCCGGATCTCGCGCTCCGCGAGGTCTCCCGGGTCGACGACGGCGTGTTGCTCCGCTACGACGTCGAGTAGAGGGTGCGTGAACCGACGAGATCACTTCCGTTCGAGCCGGCTCAGCCCCTGCCAGATCGCGTCGACCAGCAGCTCCTCGCCCTCGCCGTCGGCGTCGTCCCAGCCGCGGGCGATGGCGTCCTCCAGGACGTCGAGGTCGTGGTTCTCGAAGTTGTTCACCCCGCGAAAACCCTCCAGCGCCTCGCGCTCGTCCTCGCCGAACTCGGTCGAAGACCCCTCGTAGTGGCCGAGGTCGGCGAGCACCGCCGTTACCGCCTCCGCACGGTCGCCCTCCAGCGATCGGGTCTCCTCCGGTGGCTCGCGCGCCAGCAGCGTCACGTCGTAGATCTTGAACACCCGTTCGAGTTCGTCGATCGGTTTCGGGGAATCGTCGACGCGGACGTCGATCCAGCGGTCGTTTTTGCCGTCGTACCCGCCACCCTCCCTCGCGACGTAGAGCGCCGCCGACTGCTCGCCCCGGGAGTCACCGCCGGCCTCGTTGCCCGCGTGGAGCGCCGCGATCAGTCGCTCGGGCAGGCCCCCTTCGCTTTCCTCGAACGTCTCGGCCATCGCTTCGAGCGTCTCCCGGTTCTCCAGGATGTTCCCCTGGACGGTGTAGTTCTCGCCCTGGACGTCGCCGGCGTAGTCGAGACACTCCTCGCCCGTGAACGCCGCGACCGACCCGTCGGCACCGACGATCCCGACCTGCCGACTCGCTCGCTCTTCGTCCTCGCTCGTGAGCCGCTCGACGACCGCCTCGGCGTCGTGGCCGTCGCGGAGCAAGTCGAGGCCGTCGGGCCCGTAGGCGACGTTCGCGTAGCTCTGGGTGGCGACCGCGCCGGCGTCGCTCGCGACGAACGGCACGACCGCGCCGACGGCGACGAACTTCGACTGGACGGCGACGCCGGCCGTCTCGGTGTCGGGGTCCCTGGCCGCGATCGAGAACGTGGATGGACGGACACGCATACGGGCTCTCGTGACCCTGGAGGCCTAACTGTTCAGTTCGAGGCAGCCCGGTCGCGATCACCGACGTTTTCTCCTCCCGCTTCGAGGAGCCACCGATGAGGGCACACGCCCCGGGGAGCGTGACCGGACTGTTCGCACCCGCGACCGACGAGGTCGGTCGCTCGCGCGGGGCGAGCGTCGCCATCGAGGACGGCGTCGTCGTGGATCTCACGCCCGAGGACGGGACCAGGGTCACCGTCGAGGGCGAGCCAGCGCCGTTCGAGCCGGTCGAGCGGGTCCTCTCGCTGCTCGAGGTGACCGCACGGGTGGACGTGCTCCCCGAGGTCCCGCTGGGTTGTGGCTTCGGCGCGAGCGGGGCGGCGACTCTCGCGACGGCGCTCGCGGCGAACGCAGAGTTCGACCTCGGCCACGAACGGGAGTCGCTCGTCGACGCGGCTCACCGCGCCGAGCGCGCCGCCGGGACCGGACAGGGCGACGTCTACGTCCAGGACCGGGGCGGACTGCTCTGGAGCGCGAACGGGGAGGTGAACCGACGCGAGGTCGACGAGGAGGTCGAGTACGCGAGCGCGGGCGGGATGAGCACGAAAGCGATGCTGGCGGATCGGGAGTTCACGCGTCTCGCGAGCGAGGTCGGGAAGGAACACCTCGACCGGCTCCCCGACCCGCCGACGCTTCGGGCGTTCGCCGAGCGCTCGCGCGCCTACCTGACCGAGGTGGGAATCGCGACACCGTTCGTCGAGCGAGAGCTCGAGCGGGTCGATCGGGACGGCGGCGTCGGGAGCATGGCGCTGTTCGGCGAGACGGTCTTCGCGGTCGGCGTCGACGGCGTCCTCTCGAACCGATCCGCGGTCGCGAACGAGGGCGCGCGACCGCTCGAGTGACGGCTCCTCCCGACCGTCGTTCGGACGGCCAACACGACCGAATACCACGCGGTTATACGTGTCGGCCGGAAACGACCGGATGATGGCAACGACGACGCGGAACCCGGAACTCACCGATGTGGGGGGGTTCCTCAGGCGCCTGGGGCCGACCTGGCTCGCGGGGGCGATCGCGGCCGGACCGGCGACGATGGCGAGCCTGCTCACCGCGGGCGCGAGCTTCGGCTACGCGCTGCTCTGGGTCGTGATCCTCTCGGCCGTCTTCGGCGCGCTCGGCCAGCACCTCGCCGCGCGGCTCGGCCTGTTCACCGAGGAGGGGATCGTCACGACGGTCGAAGAGCACCTGGGAGAACGCTGGGCGTGGGTGCTCGTCGCGGACGTGGTGCTCGCCGCGGGCCTCGCACAGTTGATCATCATGAAGACCGCCGCGGACACGAGCGCGGCGATCGCGGGCAGTATGGGACTCGCGACGCTCGCCGACCCGCGGATCTGGGGGGTCACCTGGGCGGTGATCCTCGCGGTCGGCCTCGCCGGCGGCGGCTACCGATTCGCCGAGATCGGCGCGAAACTGCTCGTCTCCGTAGTAGTGCTCGCCTTCCTCGCGACGGCGCTCGTCGTCCCGATCAGTCCGGCGGAGGCCGCCGGCGGTCTCGTTCCCGCGATCCCCTCGGGCGTCGGCGGCGCGCTCGTCGCCGCCGGCATCATGGGCGGGGCGGTCCACATCACACTGCTGACGATGCAGAGCTACACGATGCGAGCCCGTGACTGGACGAGAGAGGACAGGGACCTCGCCGCGTTCGACATCGGCACGTCGATGCTCGTGGCGTTCGGGATCTACAGCCTCGCGATCTTCCTCGTCGCCGCGAGCGTTCTCGAGGGGACGGTCGATCCTGCGGCCCTGACCGAGATCCAGGCCGCCGAGGCGCTCGGCCCGCTCGTCGGTGAGTACGCCACCTGGCTCTTCCTCTTCGGGTTGCTCGGCGCCGCCGTCTCGACGCTCGGGGGCAACACGGTCGTCCCGCCCTATCTGCTCGCCGACAAGCTCGACTGGGAGCTGTCGATCGAGGACGCCAGGTATCGGGGACTGCTCGCGGGCGTCGCGCTGCTCTCGGCGCTCGGCGGGTTCATCGAGGGTGCGGTCTTACCGTTACTGGTGCTCGTCCTCGCGTTCGGCCTCGTCGGGACGCCGTTCGCGCTCGTCGTTATCCTGGTGTTGCTGAACGACCGAGACGTCGTGCCCGAGGGGAACCCGCTCTGGGCGAACGCCGGCGGCGTCGTCCTCGTCGGGGTCGCGAGCGTGGTCGCCGGTTCGTTCGTCGCCGACGAACTCGCGACGGTCACCGAACCGCTCTCGGCGCTCGTCGTCGCCTTCGCGGCAGCGATGGCGCTCGCGACGCTCGCGCTCGTCGCCCGCGCGGTCGTTCGCTGAGGCCGGTCTCGCCGTCTCGCGTACCGACGCACACAGAGCCCATAGAGGCATAAGGGAGGCGCGTCTACCGCCTCTCAGTCGATGACGTCGTACACGGAGGTCGTTCGGGTCGTCCAGGAAGAGCTCTTCCCGTCGGTCGAGTCGATGCTGCTCGTGACGCTGCTGTTGATCGCCTCGGTCTTCCTCGCGGCCTGGGCGATCCGGGGGCTCGAACGCCCGCTGGAACGCCGCGTCGGCGACGGGCTCTCGGAGGCGATCCAGGCCTCGCTCCTGACGCTCTGGATCGCGCTCGTCACGATCGCGCTCACGGTCGTCTGGAACGTCACGGTGATCCTCGATCTGCTCGTCGACGCGATCCTCATCAACCGGGCGTACGCCGTCCTCTACCTCGTCACCGCGGCGATCCTCGTCACGACCTACCTGCTGATCAGGCTCGTCAACCGGTCGATCGACGAACTCGACGACGCGGGCGCGATCACCCGCCACCAGAGCGAGGTCGCCTACCACGTCGCCGACGCGGGGATCTTCCTCGCCGGGATCGGGCTGATCCTCACGATCTGGGGGGTGAACCTGACGAACCTGATCCTCGGTGCGGGCGTGCTCTCGGCCGTCCTCGGCCTCGCCGCCCAGAAGACGTTCTCCGCGATGATCGCCGGCTTCGTCCTGCTGTTCGCCCGGCCGTTCGTCGTCGGCGACTGGATCGCCGTCCACAGCGACGGCGGGGAACGGACCGGGGTCGTCGAGGACGTCACGATCCTCAACACGAAGGTCCAGACCTTTCGCGACCAGCACGTGCTGATCCCGAACGACGAGGTGACGAGTAACCAGCTGATCAACTACTCTAGGAACGACCGCCTCCGGATCGACATCGAGGTCGGCGTCGACTACGAGAGCGACCTCGAACGGGCGCAAGCGGCGCTCAGAGAGGGTCTCGCCGACGTCGACCTCGCCCAGGAGACGCCCTCGCCGCAGGTCGTCACCAAGCGGTTCGACGACTCGGCGATCGTCATCGAACTCCGATTCTGGATCGAAAACCCCTCGATGCGCCGGTCGTGGAAGGCGCGAACCGAGGCGATGGAGGGGATAAAGGAGTCGTTCGATCGGGAGGGGATCGTCATCCCGTTCTCACAGCACGTCCACTCCTTCAGGAACGGAGAGCAGCTGCTCGACGGAGATACGGCGAAAGAAACGAGTTCGGAGGTAAACTGAGCCGTCTTACATCCGGGCCTGGCCGGGTTCGATGTTGTCGACGGTGAGTGCGACGTCGAACGCGGGATCGTCGGCCACGTAGCCGATCGCCCACGCCGAGTAGACGGTTCCAGCCTCCAGCTCCACGGGCACGCCGAGCACCGCATCGTCGCGGTCGCCCGCCGCGTAGATGCAGAGGCGGTACTCGCCCTCGGGGACGTCGACGTAGCCGCCCTCGCCGAACGGTACGTCCTCGAACAGTGCGTCACCGGTCGCGGCGACCGTGATGTCGACGTTCGGGGCGTCCGGCGACGCGTGGAACGCGCGGACGCGCGCTTCGCCCTCGGCGGGGTCGGAGTTGTCGTCCTCGAGGACGACGACCTCGAACTCCTGGTTCTCGCCCTCGAGTTCGCCGATCGCCGCGATGGTGAACTCGCCCTCGGGCACGTCGACCTCCTCGTCGAACACCGACGTCTCGGGGTCGCCCGTCGCGGTCACCTCGATCTGGTAGCTGTCGGCCGGGAGCTCGAGGTAGCCGGTGACCTGCCCGAACGGCAGGCCCTCGATCACGAGGTCGCCGTCGACGTAGACGTCGACGTCCGGTGCGTCCGGCGAGAGGTGCGCGACGCTCACCAGCGCGTCGCCGCCCTCGTCGGCCCCGTCGTCCTCCATATCCTCCTCTTCCTCGTCGTCCATCTCCTCTTCTTCTTCCTCCTCCATCTCCTCGTCGTCATCGTCGTGGCTGTCCGCGGCCGCGTAGCCGCCCGCGAGTCCGACCACCGCGACGCCGCTGCCGATCTGTACGAATCGCCGTCTGGATAGGATGCCTTGCATCATGAGTATGTGCAACCTATAGTTGGTTCGACACGGTAGTGAACGCTGTACCCGACTAGTAGGGTATCAGCGATCGAGGAACTCGGAGACGAGCTTTCGTTCGGCCGCGCGGAGGTGCTGGTGGAACGTGGACCGGCCGATCCCCATCGACGCCGCGATGTCGTCGCCGGAGGTGGTCCTGTTCGCGTCGTAGTAGCCGCTCAGGAACGCCCGCTGGAGCGCCATCAGCTGTCTGTCGGTCAGCCGCTCCTCGAGCGTGTCCCGGTGTTCCTCCCTGGTCCGTGGCGGACGCTCGCGCTCGTGGTAGGCGACGAGATCGGCCCGATCGTAGGCGCCGGTGAGCCACGCGGCGATCGATCGGGGCGATCCCGGCACCGTCTCGACGGTGATGGTGGCCTCGCCCCCCGCGATCTCGATCGAGAGCGTCCGCGCACCCCGGTCGGCGAGCGCCTCGACGATCGAGGGCGAGGCGACGCGGAACTCGACGAGGCTCGTCTCGTCCTGCTCGGTCTGGAGCGTCGCCTCCAGGTCGTCCCTGTCGCGGGCGAAGGCAAGCACGCGCTCTGGGGGGATCCCCTCGACGGTGAAAAAGAGCGACTGCGTGCCGTCGGTTCCGGGCACCGAACCCTCGTACTGGAGACGACAGTCCGCTTCGGTCGAGAGCGCGACGAAGGGGAGCGCGTCGTCGGCCAGCACGAACTCGAGTTCGATCACGTTGTCGGCGGCGAGCACGCGGGCGTTCGCGGCCGCACTGAGCGTACCCGCGAGCGCACGCCCGATCGATTCGACGATCACCGCCTCCCGGTCGTCGAACGTCCCCTCCTCGTCGTCGTAGAGGACGAGGACGCCGTGTTCGAGGTCGGCGTGGACGAGCGGGACGACCGCGAGCGAGGAGAACGATCCGTCGGGTGCCGAGAACTCCGGATCTGCCCGTTCGAGGAACAGCCGTTCGCCGTCCGTGAGCGCGCGAGCGACCGGGTGATCGGGGTCGTCGACCCCGTCCGGTTTCTCCGATCCGGACCACGCCCGGGGATCGATCGCCCCGGTCCGCGCGTCCCGCTCGCCGATCCAGGCGGTCGCGTACGCGTCCGAGGCGGTGAGTCGTTCGCAGACGGCGCGCTCGACGTCCTCGCGTTCGGTCGCCCGGACGAGTATCCCCGTCACGTCGCCGAGGAGCCCACTGACACGGTCGAGCAGGTACGAGAGCGCCTCGCGCTCGCGAGAGACCTCCTCGACCCGGCGCTCGACCTCGGCCTCGGCCTCCTTCCGGGCGGTGACGTCGCTCTGGAAGCCGACGAAGTGGGTCAGTTCGTCCTCCCCGTCGAACAGCGGTGCGATCTCGACCCGGTTCCAGAACGGCTCGCCCCCCTTTCGGTAGTTGCGGAGTTCGACCGTGACCCCGTGGCCCGCCGCGATGGCCTCGCGCATCGCTCTGACCTTCCCGGGGTCGCTCTCCTCGCCCTGAAGGAACCGGCAGTTCGTCCCGAGCACCTCCTCTCTGGGGTAGCCAGTGATCCGCTCGAAGGCGTCGTTGACGTAGACAAGCGGGTTGTCCGGCTCGCGCGCGTCGGCGATCGTGACGCCGACCGGCGCGCGCTCGACCGCCCGCTCGACGACCGACGGGGAGTCCGTCGCGGAATCGATAATCGTCTCGACGTCGATCGACCCCTCCGCGAGTCGGTCGACGACCGACTCCGCGTCGGACTCCCCCTCACTCATACGGGATCTGACGGGTCGGACGACTTTGTTATGCGGAGGCTACACCCCATAGCGAGTCGGTACTCCGCTCAGTCGTCGGACTCCGCCAGCGCGGGCTCCGGGCTCTCGCCGACCGCGCGGTCGAGGTCGTCGAGGTACTCGTCGGCGTCGATCGCCGCCTTACAGCCCATCCCGCCCGCCGTGATCGCCTGCTGGTAGTGGAAGTCGACGACGTCGCCCGCGGCGAATATCCCCTCGACGTCGGTCCTCGTCTGGCCGCCGCCGGTGCCGTCGCGGGCTTTAATATACCCTTCAGAATCCATCTCGACGCCGGTGCCCTCCAGGAAGTCGGTGTTCGGCGTGTGGCCGATCGCGACGAAGAAGGCCGCGACGTCGAGGTCGAACTCCTCGGTCGCCGGATCGTCGGGCTTCGCCGTCGGGTGGCCGTCCGGGTGGCGGACGAGACTCACCGACTCGACGCCGGCCTCGGGCGAGCCGTGGATCTCCGTCACCTCGCTGTTCAGGACGAGTTCGATCTCGCCGGCCTCGACCTTCTCCTCGATGCGGTCGACCCAGTAGCCCTCCGCGCGGAACTCCTCCCTGCGGTGGACGAGGTAGACCTTCTCCGCGAACTTCGTGAGGAAGCTCGCCTCCTCGCAGGCGGCGTCGCCCCCGCCGACGACCACCATCTCCTCGTCCCGGAAGAAGGCCCCGTCACAGGTCGCACAGGTCGAGACGCCGTAGCCCATCAGCTCGTCCTCGCCCGGCACGCCCAGCGTGCGGGCGCTCGCCCCGCTCGCGACGACGAGCGCGTCGGTCGTGTAGATCGTCCCGTCGCGCAACTCGACGCGGAACGGCCGCGAGGAGGCGTCGACGTTCTCGATCACGCCGTGTTCCACCTCGGCCCCGAAGCGTTTCGCCTGTCGCTTCATCCGGTCGATCAACTCGGGTCCGCTGATCCCCTCCGGGAAGCCCGGGTAGTTCGCCACGTCGGTGGTGAGGGTGAGCTGGCCGCCGGGCTCGCCGCCCTCGATCACGAGCGGGTCGTTGTTCGCTCTTCCTGCATAAATCGCGGCGGTGAGCCCCGAGATACCGCTTCCCGCGACGATCATCCGTCGGTGCTCGCCACCGCCGCTCTCGATCCCGAGGAGGGCGTCCAGTTCGCCCGACTCGTCGAGTTCGGCGAGTTCGTCGTAGCCGCCGATCAGCTCGTCGTCGACGAAGATCTCGGGGACAGTCTTCCTGCCGTCGGCGCGCTCGGCCATCGCCTCCTTCGCCTCCTCGTCGCCCGTCACGTCGAGGAGCTCGTACTCGACGCCCTTCGCGTCGAGCAGCTCTTTCGCACGCTCGCAGTACGGACACTCATCGGCGGTGTAGACCTCGACGTGTGGCGTCTCGCTCATGTGAGCTATTGCTTCGGCCCGGACATTTAGCTTGCGTTCTCCGCGGTCACCGGTAGGTTTAGGGTGGCGGGACCGACGCCTCAGCTATGGCCGCCGACCTCGACGAGAAGACCGGGCGGTACGGACGCCTCCTGGCGGAAGCGCTCTCGGTGGCCGAACCGGCCAGCGGACGGGAGGAGGAGGCCGCCGAGTGTCTCGAAATGGCGAGGTCGTACCTCGAGGACGGCGGACACTTCCGGGAGGCGGGCGATCCGGTGAACGCGCTCGCGGCCTTCTCCTACGGCCACGGCTGGCTCGACGCCGGCGCTCGCCTCGGAGTACTCGACGTCCCCACGGGCAGCGAGCTATTCACGAACTGATACGGTAGCTGTCCGAGCGTTCAGGTGCTCGCTGGGAGAGCGGTGGACGATTGAGGTCGCTCCGGTACGTTGCTGACCGGCACACGCGAGGGTCGGAAACCGCGGCCGGTTCCGTGCGATCGAGGAGGCACTCACCGTCGACGAGGTGCCTCGAACGGGCCGACCCGTTCGTCGTCAGCTGACACGACCGGCCGAAACCGATAGACTGCGCCAGCGCCGATCTGTCCATCGCGCAGTTTGTTCACGAACTATAACCCGAAATGAACAGAAAGCTTTAAGAGGGTTTCGGTCTTACCTGTAGTTAGGAAGCATCGCCTCCGGGATCTTTGAGCACCATTCTCCCCGGACAATCGTACCGCTGACGAGACACCTGAAATGAACGAAACACTGAGAACCCGTACTGACGAGTCGCGCACCGACGAACGAACGACAGAGGAGGAGGAGACGAACTGCCCGGAGTGTGGCGGGAGACTCGTCTCCGACAGCGAACACGCCGAGACGGTCTGTGCCGACTGTGGGCTGGTCGTCGAGTCGGACGAGATCGACCGCGGCCCCGAGTGGCGCGCGTTCGACGCGAGCGAACGCGACCAGAAGTCCCGCGTCGGCGCCCCGACGACGAACATGATGCACGACCGTGGACTCTCGACGAACATCGGCTGGCAGGACAAAGACGCCTACGGCAACTCGCTCTCGAACCGCCAGCGCCAGAAGATGCAGCGCCTCCGCACCTGGAACGAGCGCTTTCGAACCCGGGACTCGAAGGAGCGCAACCTGAAGCAGGCGCTCGGCGAGATCGACCGGATGGCGAGCGCACTCGGCCTCCCGGAGAACGTCCGCGAGACCGCGTCGGTGATCTACCGCCGCGCGCTCGAGGAGGACCTCCTCCCCGGACGGTCGATCGAGGGCGTCGCCACCGCGGCGCTGTACGCCGCTGCCCGGCAGGCGGGCACTCCGCGCTCGCTCGACGAGATTGAGGCCGTCTCCCGGATCGACCGGATGGAGCTGACCCGGACCTACCGCTACGTGGTCCGCCAGCTCGGCCTCGAGGTGAAACCCGCCGACCCAGAGAGCTACGTCCCGCGCTTTGCGAGCGAGCTCGACCTCTCCGACGAGGCCGAACACCGCGCCCGCGAACTGCTGCGCGACGCGAAACAGGCCGGCGTCCACTCGGGCAAGAGCCCGGTCGGTCTCGCGGCCGCGTCGGTCTACGCCGCCGCGCTGCTCACCAACGAGAAGGTCACCCAGGCCGAGGTGAGCGACGTCGCGAACATCTCCGAGGTGACGATCAGAAACCGGTACAAGGAGCTGCTCGAGGCCGACGAGGCCGACGCCGGCTCGGCCGTCGCGAGCGCGACGAACTGAGCTCCGGCGATCGGTCTCTCCGTCTCGTCTCCGGTATGGCGATATTTTTAGCGGGTAATTCATTCTTAGTGACTACCTAGAACGCGGTCGAGACGGCTCAGTGAGCGTGTTAACGCGACTCAGGATACTACTATATCCCCTGACCCGTTATGGACGAGTGCTCATGAAGAAGCAGGAGCTCATCCACCTTCACGGCCTGCTCGCAGAGGTATCGAACTACTACGAGGACAGGAGCGGATCAATCGACCTCTCCGCGTACGAGGAGCTTAGCGTACGGCCGACATCGATTCACAAGTCGAAAACGGAGCACAAGCGCGCCGTGTTCGCGCTCGCCTCCGGCATCACCAGCGACGTCGAGACGGCCGAGACCGAAGCCGTCGCGCCGCGAGCCGACTGAGGATACTTCCCGACCTCGAACCCGGTCCCGTGAGCGGCGCGGCGGTCACTCGAGGAGGTCTTCGAACTCGGGGAGGATGTCCCCGTTCTCGTCGTCCGATCGATCCGAATTTCCGTCCGCTCCCGATCCGTCGCTCGCCGTCTCGGTTTCCCCCGTCTCGCTTCCGTCGTCGTCCTCGTCTCCCTCGTCGTCCTCGTCGGTCTCGAGCACGACGACGTCGAGGACTTCGAGGGGGATGTTCTCGAGGCGCTGGCCGATCTCCTTTCTCGCGATTCGCGAGGCGTGTTCCTCGCGTTCGACGTTGAACACCGTCATCTCCAGTTCGAGCGCGACAAGTGCCTCGTCCGCGACGATGAACGCCGGCTCCAGCTGCTCGCCGCTCGGCGAGGTCCGCTCACCCATCGAGATCTCGACGTAGTTGAGGTCG
This region of Halalkalicoccus sp. CGA53 genomic DNA includes:
- a CDS encoding mechanosensitive ion channel family protein, with the protein product MTSYTEVVRVVQEELFPSVESMLLVTLLLIASVFLAAWAIRGLERPLERRVGDGLSEAIQASLLTLWIALVTIALTVVWNVTVILDLLVDAILINRAYAVLYLVTAAILVTTYLLIRLVNRSIDELDDAGAITRHQSEVAYHVADAGIFLAGIGLILTIWGVNLTNLILGAGVLSAVLGLAAQKTFSAMIAGFVLLFARPFVVGDWIAVHSDGGERTGVVEDVTILNTKVQTFRDQHVLIPNDEVTSNQLINYSRNDRLRIDIEVGVDYESDLERAQAALREGLADVDLAQETPSPQVVTKRFDDSAIVIELRFWIENPSMRRSWKARTEAMEGIKESFDREGIVIPFSQHVHSFRNGEQLLDGDTAKETSSEVN
- a CDS encoding DUF4397 domain-containing protein, encoding MQGILSRRRFVQIGSGVAVVGLAGGYAAADSHDDDDEEMEEEEEEEMDDEEEEDMEDDGADEGGDALVSVAHLSPDAPDVDVYVDGDLVIEGLPFGQVTGYLELPADSYQIEVTATGDPETSVFDEEVDVPEGEFTIAAIGELEGENQEFEVVVLEDDNSDPAEGEARVRAFHASPDAPNVDITVAATGDALFEDVPFGEGGYVDVPEGEYRLCIYAAGDRDDAVLGVPVELEAGTVYSAWAIGYVADDPAFDVALTVDNIEPGQARM
- a CDS encoding NRAMP family divalent metal transporter, which codes for MATTTRNPELTDVGGFLRRLGPTWLAGAIAAGPATMASLLTAGASFGYALLWVVILSAVFGALGQHLAARLGLFTEEGIVTTVEEHLGERWAWVLVADVVLAAGLAQLIIMKTAADTSAAIAGSMGLATLADPRIWGVTWAVILAVGLAGGGYRFAEIGAKLLVSVVVLAFLATALVVPISPAEAAGGLVPAIPSGVGGALVAAGIMGGAVHITLLTMQSYTMRARDWTREDRDLAAFDIGTSMLVAFGIYSLAIFLVAASVLEGTVDPAALTEIQAAEALGPLVGEYATWLFLFGLLGAAVSTLGGNTVVPPYLLADKLDWELSIEDARYRGLLAGVALLSALGGFIEGAVLPLLVLVLAFGLVGTPFALVVILVLLNDRDVVPEGNPLWANAGGVVLVGVASVVAGSFVADELATVTEPLSALVVAFAAAMALATLALVARAVVR
- a CDS encoding 2,5-diamino-6-(ribosylamino)-4(3H)-pyrimidinone 5'-phosphate reductase, whose amino-acid sequence is MHVVVNAATSADGKLSTGERRQVRISGPEDFARVERLRAESDAVMVGVGTVLADDPRLGLDEPKLRAERESRGDPPEPARVVADSRARIPADARILDGSATTYLLVSEGAPEERLAELDRETVRIVRAGGERVDLRAALAALEADGVRRVMVEGGGELLFSLFSEDLVDELSLYLGSLVIGGRDAPTLADGEGFLDEAEFPDLALREVSRVDDGVLLRYDVE
- a CDS encoding DUF1028 domain-containing protein encodes the protein MRVRPSTFSIAARDPDTETAGVAVQSKFVAVGAVVPFVASDAGAVATQSYANVAYGPDGLDLLRDGHDAEAVVERLTSEDEERASRQVGIVGADGSVAAFTGEECLDYAGDVQGENYTVQGNILENRETLEAMAETFEESEGGLPERLIAALHAGNEAGGDSRGEQSAALYVAREGGGYDGKNDRWIDVRVDDSPKPIDELERVFKIYDVTLLAREPPEETRSLEGDRAEAVTAVLADLGHYEGSSTEFGEDEREALEGFRGVNNFENHDLDVLEDAIARGWDDADGEGEELLVDAIWQGLSRLERK
- a CDS encoding Single-stranded DNA binding protein, which codes for MSVEERAEALASDLGVDKEEVRADLENLVAYSVPIDEAVQSLRRKYGGGSGGGPEPTAKSIGEITTGDASVTVEARILTAGKRSIRYQGSDHVITEGTLADSTGSIDFTAWEEFGLSPGDTVSIGNASVREWDGSPELNLGESTTVATKNEELAVPYEVGGESALADVEPGDRGLAVEARVIEVEERTIDGRDGETEILSGVLGDESTRLPFTDWEPRAEIEEGASLRFENVYVREFRGVPSINCSEFTEVSALDREVETAESAPRKGVGEAVAGGGAFDVELLGTVVSVRDGSGLIQRCPECNRMIQKGQCRSHGAVEGVDDLRVKAILDDGTGSVTAILGTELTNEVYGGDVEDAKAQAREVMDQEVVADSIREEVVGREYRVRGSLSVDEYGANLDTSEFEAVDDSPEARARALLAEVGA
- a CDS encoding GHMP family kinase ATP-binding protein, with the protein product MRAHAPGSVTGLFAPATDEVGRSRGASVAIEDGVVVDLTPEDGTRVTVEGEPAPFEPVERVLSLLEVTARVDVLPEVPLGCGFGASGAATLATALAANAEFDLGHERESLVDAAHRAERAAGTGQGDVYVQDRGGLLWSANGEVNRREVDEEVEYASAGGMSTKAMLADREFTRLASEVGKEHLDRLPDPPTLRAFAERSRAYLTEVGIATPFVERELERVDRDGGVGSMALFGETVFAVGVDGVLSNRSAVANEGARPLE